In one window of Methanosarcina vacuolata Z-761 DNA:
- a CDS encoding disaggregatase related repeat-containing protein, translated as MNGKKQTYKWGDRKKLLFLGIIFVCIIVSITLTLSKTSCTTVYVATNGSGDFNCDGSDDQVEINKALAYAAENPKCTTVHLKGPSTYIISGSILIGNNTILEGDPTAVIKLEDKADWPLEKPMITQMNSAENHDITIRGFEIDGNHDKNNEKNRGKGYYNLIYFLNCKNIQVHDMYMHDSHGDGLKVVKCSGVKFYNNRVYKLGHDVLYAIYSSNIEAWNNKITCRTNSGLRIYNTNHVKFYNNIIDSEGGGGAGIEIQKIGPSTVMNDIEIYNNLLYETNAAGIWITGYGPEYSKDSAKDIFIHHNKFYKTGINEGADWAGGIVLSGFQNTVIENNKFDGCYGAAIAHKQVSDEFSAPGSGYMTIVKNNIIINTQSSPAAGKGYAVYNQLKNTHSFILESNCLSGNAGGNYMGANSTSDVKADSELAAKLNANESLGKDFPWSEAMSAGPQTPYEINESKAQTGQEESFESSLKRAFSEFIKFLKKLLLNISMQFDKAENLKIALPLIISDNRLREEAPNTTFSDSEYIDIGKKSDGGIYRGVIIFELSSLNQTDQVEEATLSLFWHYPENQIRSKDTILEVYRPMKWCREHVTWQQRESNDPWKNSGGDWYDRNGVFQGSTPYATITISGDETPDNRYYDLDVTELVQEYISGKYEDTGFLIKAREEDENYIAFYSSNWQNKNQRPKLTIEYT; from the coding sequence TGACCAGGTAGAAATAAACAAAGCTCTTGCATATGCTGCAGAAAACCCAAAATGCACAACCGTTCATCTGAAAGGCCCCAGTACATACATCATCTCGGGCAGTATTTTAATTGGAAACAATACTATTCTGGAAGGAGATCCGACAGCCGTAATCAAACTTGAAGATAAAGCAGATTGGCCTCTAGAAAAACCTATGATTACGCAAATGAACAGTGCTGAAAATCATGATATTACCATAAGGGGATTTGAGATTGACGGAAATCACGACAAAAATAATGAAAAAAATAGGGGAAAGGGGTATTACAACCTGATATATTTCCTTAATTGCAAGAATATACAGGTTCACGATATGTATATGCATGACAGTCACGGCGATGGACTTAAAGTCGTAAAATGTTCAGGTGTTAAGTTTTACAATAACCGGGTATATAAGTTAGGTCATGACGTCCTCTACGCTATCTATTCTTCGAATATAGAGGCCTGGAATAATAAAATAACGTGCAGAACGAATAGCGGTTTGAGAATTTACAATACAAACCATGTAAAATTTTATAACAATATAATTGACTCAGAAGGAGGAGGAGGGGCAGGAATTGAAATCCAGAAAATTGGTCCGTCAACTGTGATGAATGATATTGAAATCTACAATAATCTGCTATACGAGACGAATGCAGCAGGCATATGGATCACAGGCTATGGGCCCGAGTATTCGAAAGATTCTGCAAAAGACATATTCATACATCACAATAAATTTTATAAAACCGGGATTAACGAGGGTGCGGACTGGGCAGGGGGCATAGTGCTTAGTGGTTTCCAAAATACTGTGATAGAGAATAATAAATTCGATGGCTGCTATGGCGCTGCTATTGCCCATAAACAGGTCAGTGATGAATTTTCAGCCCCAGGTTCAGGCTATATGACTATCGTGAAAAATAATATAATAATTAATACACAGTCCAGTCCTGCAGCTGGGAAAGGATATGCTGTATACAACCAGCTAAAAAATACCCATTCCTTTATCCTGGAAAGCAATTGTCTTTCAGGCAACGCCGGCGGGAACTATATGGGTGCAAACTCTACCTCAGACGTTAAAGCTGACTCCGAACTTGCAGCAAAGTTGAACGCCAATGAGTCTTTGGGCAAGGACTTTCCCTGGAGTGAAGCTATGTCTGCCGGACCGCAGACGCCTTATGAGATAAATGAAAGCAAAGCCCAGACCGGCCAGGAAGAAAGCTTTGAGTCGAGCCTTAAAAGAGCTTTTTCAGAGTTTATAAAGTTCCTGAAAAAATTATTATTAAATATTTCGATGCAGTTTGATAAGGCGGAAAACCTTAAAATTGCTTTACCTTTAATTATTTCTGACAACAGGCTGAGAGAAGAAGCCCCAAATACCACTTTTAGTGATAGTGAATATATCGATATCGGAAAAAAATCCGATGGGGGCATTTATAGAGGCGTTATAATCTTTGAGCTGAGTTCACTTAATCAGACTGACCAGGTTGAAGAGGCAACTCTATCTTTATTCTGGCACTACCCGGAGAACCAGATAAGATCAAAAGATACTATACTGGAAGTATACAGACCTATGAAATGGTGCAGAGAACATGTTACCTGGCAGCAAAGGGAATCTAATGACCCCTGGAAAAATTCTGGAGGGGACTGGTATGACAGGAATGGGGTCTTCCAGGGAAGCACCCCATATGCCACGATAACTATCAGTGGAGATGAGACCCCTGACAACCGCTACTACGACCTGGATGTAACAGAACTTGTGCAGGAATATATAAGTGGAAAGTACGAGGATACAGGTTTCCTTATAAAGGCTCGCGAAGAAGATGAAAACTATATAGCTTTTTACAGTTCTAACTGGCAAAATAAAAATCAGAGACCCAAACTCACTATAGAGTATACCTGA